From one Lolium rigidum isolate FL_2022 chromosome 4, APGP_CSIRO_Lrig_0.1, whole genome shotgun sequence genomic stretch:
- the LOC124708384 gene encoding tetraspanin-3-like: MMRGGTSMLGIVNFITFLASIPVLGGGIWLASRANSTDCIRFLQWPIIVIGLAVMVVSLMGFAGACYRQTWLLRIYLFAMFFVVVALLFFIVFAFAVTDRGEGQVVMNRRFLEYQLSDYNGWLRNRVADQQYWATIAACLRDGHACKGMRRGVRDPNTGMMVAESPAMFANRDLSPIESGCCKPPSSCGFTYNNETYWTPIPGSSVADPDCYKWSNDQQTLCFGCDSCKAGVLAGIKKSWRKVAIINIVVLIILVIVYVAGCAAFRNAKRMDNDESYGMARMTKSRPSRFQF; this comes from the exons ATGATGCGGGGCGGCACGAGCATGCTGGGGATCGTGaacttcatcaccttcctggcgTCCATCCCGGTGCTGGGCGGCGGCATCTGGCTCGCCTCCCGGGCCAACTCCACCGACTGCATCCGCTTCCTGCAGTGGCCCATCATCGTCATCGGCCTCGCCGTCATGGTCGTCTCGCTCATGGGCTTCGCCGGCGCCTGCTACCGCCAGACCTGGCTCCTCCGCATATACCTCTTCGCCatgttcttcgtcgtcgtcgcgctcctcttcttcatcgtcttcgcCTTCGCCGTCACCGACCGCGGGGAGGGCCAGGTGGTGATGAACCGCCGTTTCCTCGAGTACCAGCTCTCCGACTACAACGGCTGGCTCAGGAACCGCGTCGCCGACCAGCAGTACTGGGCCACCATCGCCGCCTGCCTCCGCGACGGGCACGCCTGCAAAGGGATGAGGAGGGGCGTGCGCGACCCCAACACCGGCATGATGGTAGCCGAGAGCCCCGCCATGTTCGCCAACCGCGACCTCTCGCCGATTGAG TCTGGATGCTGCAAACCACCATCATCGTGCGGATTCACCTACAATAACGAGACATACTGGACGCCGATCCCAGGTAGCTCTGTGGCCGACCCTGACTGCTACAAGTGGAGCAACGACCAACAGACGCTCTGCTTTGGGTGTGACTCGTGCAAGGCAGGCGTCCTTGCGGGCATCAAGAAGAGCTGGCGCAAGGTGGCCATCATCAACATCGTCGTGCTCATCATCCTCGTCATCGTCTATGTCGCGGGATGCGCTGCCTTCCGCAACGCCAAGAGGATGGACAATGACGAGTCATACGGCATGGCGAGGATGACCAAGTCTCGACCGAGCAGGTTCCAGTTCTAG